The proteins below come from a single Streptococcus canis genomic window:
- the grpE gene encoding nucleotide exchange factor GrpE, which yields MSKKEKKEQVKQEAIDEVVETTEETKDNVVEETPEKTDLELANERAEDFENKYLRAHAEMQNIQRRANEERQNLQRYRSQDLAKKILPSLDNLERALAVEGLTDDVKKGLEMVQESLVQALKEEGIEEVAVESFDHNLHMAVQTLPADDDHPADSIAQVFQKGYKLHERLLRPAMVVVYN from the coding sequence TTGTCAAAAAAAGAAAAAAAAGAACAGGTCAAGCAAGAAGCTATCGACGAGGTTGTTGAGACAACTGAAGAGACAAAAGATAACGTCGTTGAAGAAACTCCTGAGAAAACAGACTTGGAATTGGCTAATGAACGCGCAGAAGACTTTGAAAACAAGTACCTCCGCGCTCACGCTGAGATGCAAAACATTCAACGCCGTGCCAACGAAGAACGTCAAAACTTGCAACGTTACCGTTCGCAAGACTTAGCGAAAAAAATTCTCCCAAGCCTTGATAATTTAGAACGTGCTTTAGCTGTTGAAGGGCTGACAGACGATGTCAAAAAAGGCCTTGAAATGGTTCAAGAGAGCCTTGTTCAAGCCCTTAAAGAAGAAGGGATTGAAGAAGTGGCTGTAGAAAGCTTTGATCACAATCTCCATATGGCTGTTCAAACCTTGCCAGCAGACGATGACCACCCAGCAGATAGCATTGCACAAGTTTTCCAAAAAGGCTACAAACTCCATGAGCGCTTGCTAAGACCAGCCATGGTGGTAGTTTATAATTAA
- the dnaK gene encoding molecular chaperone DnaK, whose product MSKIIGIDLGTTNSAVAVLEGSESKIIANPEGNRTTPSVVSFKNGEIIVGDAAKRQAVTNPDTIISIKSKMGTSEKVAANGKEYTPQEISAMILQYLKGYAEDYLGEKVTKAVITVPAYFNDAQRQATKDAGKIAGLEVERIVNEPTAAALAYGLDKTDKEEKILVFDLGGGTFDVSILELGDGVFDVLATAGDNKLGGDDFDQKIIDFLVEEFKKENGIDLSQDKMALQRLKDAAEKAKKDLSGVTQTQISLPFITAGASGPLHLEMSLSRAKFDDLTRDLVERTKTPVRQALSDAGLSLSEIDEVILVGGSTRIPAVVEAVKAETGKEPNKSVNPDEVVAMGAAIQGGVITGDVKDVVLLDVTPLSLGIETMGGVFTKLIDRNTTIPTSKSQVFSTAADNQPAVDIHVLQGERPMAADNKTLGRFQLTDIPAAPRGIPQIEVTFDIDKNGIVSVKAKDLGTQKEQHIVIKSNDGLSEEEIDRMMKDAEANAEADAKRKEEVDLKNEVDQAIFATEKTIKETEGKGFDTERDAAQAALDDLKKAQESGNLDDMKAKLEALNEKAQALAVKMYEQAAAAQQAAQGAEGAQASDSSNDDGVVDGEFTEK is encoded by the coding sequence ATGAGTAAAATTATCGGTATTGACTTAGGTACAACTAACTCAGCAGTCGCAGTTCTTGAAGGATCTGAATCAAAAATCATTGCTAACCCAGAAGGAAACCGTACAACACCATCTGTTGTCTCTTTCAAAAATGGTGAAATCATTGTTGGTGATGCTGCAAAACGTCAAGCAGTCACAAACCCAGATACCATTATCTCAATCAAATCAAAAATGGGTACTTCTGAAAAAGTTGCTGCAAATGGTAAAGAATACACACCACAAGAAATCTCAGCTATGATTCTTCAATACCTTAAAGGTTATGCTGAAGACTATCTTGGTGAAAAAGTGACTAAAGCGGTTATCACAGTTCCTGCTTACTTCAACGATGCGCAACGTCAAGCGACTAAAGATGCTGGTAAAATTGCTGGTCTTGAAGTAGAACGTATTGTCAACGAACCAACAGCAGCAGCTCTTGCTTACGGTCTTGACAAAACAGATAAAGAAGAAAAAATCTTGGTATTTGACCTTGGTGGTGGTACCTTTGACGTATCTATCCTTGAACTGGGTGACGGTGTCTTCGACGTACTCGCGACTGCTGGTGATAACAAACTTGGTGGTGATGACTTTGACCAAAAAATCATTGATTTCTTAGTCGAAGAATTCAAAAAAGAAAATGGTATTGACCTTTCTCAAGACAAAATGGCGCTTCAACGTTTGAAAGATGCTGCTGAAAAAGCTAAGAAAGATTTGTCAGGTGTCACTCAAACTCAAATTTCATTGCCATTTATCACTGCTGGTGCAAGTGGACCTCTCCACTTGGAAATGAGCTTGTCACGTGCTAAATTTGATGACCTTACTCGTGACCTTGTAGAACGTACGAAAACACCAGTTCGCCAAGCCCTTTCAGATGCAGGCTTGTCATTATCAGAAATTGATGAAGTTATCCTTGTTGGTGGATCAACACGTATCCCAGCAGTTGTTGAAGCGGTTAAAGCTGAAACAGGTAAAGAACCAAACAAATCAGTTAACCCTGATGAAGTGGTTGCTATGGGTGCTGCTATCCAAGGTGGTGTCATTACTGGTGATGTCAAAGACGTTGTGCTTCTTGACGTGACACCATTGTCACTTGGTATCGAAACCATGGGTGGTGTCTTCACAAAACTTATCGACCGCAACACCACTATCCCAACATCTAAATCACAAGTCTTCTCAACAGCAGCGGACAACCAACCAGCTGTTGACATCCACGTTCTTCAAGGTGAACGCCCAATGGCAGCAGATAACAAGACTCTTGGACGTTTCCAATTGACTGATATTCCTGCAGCTCCTCGTGGTATTCCACAAATCGAAGTAACCTTTGATATTGATAAAAATGGTATTGTTTCTGTAAAAGCAAAAGACCTTGGTACGCAAAAAGAACAACACATCGTTATCAAGTCAAATGACGGTCTTTCAGAAGAAGAAATTGACCGTATGATGAAAGACGCAGAAGCAAATGCTGAAGCAGATGCAAAACGTAAAGAGGAAGTTGATCTTAAAAACGAAGTTGACCAAGCTATCTTTGCTACTGAAAAAACCATCAAAGAAACTGAAGGTAAAGGTTTTGATACAGAGCGTGATGCCGCTCAAGCAGCTCTTGATGACTTGAAGAAAGCTCAAGAATCTGGCAACCTTGACGACATGAAGGCTAAACTTGAAGCCCTTAATGAAAAAGCACAAGCCTTAGCCGTTAAAATGTACGAACAAGCTGCTGCAGCTCAACAAGCAGCACAAGGTGCAGAAGGTGCTCAAGCAAGTGATTCATCAAATGATGACGGCGTTGTAGATGGCGAATTTACGGAAAAATAA
- the dnaJ gene encoding molecular chaperone DnaJ, whose amino-acid sequence MNNTEFYDRLGVSKDASQDDIKKAYRKMSKKYHPDINKEAGAEQKYKDVQEAYETLSDSQKRAAYDQYGAAGANGGFGSGAGGFGGFDGAGFGGFEDIFSSFFGGGGMRNPNAPRQGDDLQYRVNLSFEEAVFGVEKEVSYNREATCGTCAGSGAKPGTSPVTCRKCHGSGVMTVDTQTPLGMMRRQVTCDVCHGSGQEIKEPCPTCHGTGHEKKVHKVSVKIPAGVETGQQIRLQGQGEAGFNGGPYGDLFVILNVLPSKKFERNGSTIYYSLNITFTQAALGDTVDIPTVHGDVEMAIPAGTQTGKTFRLKGKGAPKLRGGGQGDQHVTVNIVTPTKLNEAQKEALRAFAEASGEQPLHPKKKGFFDKVKDALEDI is encoded by the coding sequence ATGAACAATACTGAATTTTACGATCGTTTGGGGGTTTCTAAGGATGCCTCCCAAGACGACATTAAAAAAGCTTACCGTAAGATGTCCAAAAAATACCATCCAGACATCAATAAAGAAGCAGGTGCAGAGCAAAAATATAAGGATGTCCAAGAGGCCTATGAAACGCTAAGCGACTCTCAAAAACGTGCCGCTTATGACCAATATGGAGCTGCGGGTGCTAATGGTGGCTTCGGTAGTGGAGCGGGCGGTTTTGGTGGCTTTGATGGTGCTGGCTTTGGCGGCTTTGAAGACATTTTCTCAAGTTTCTTTGGTGGCGGTGGCATGCGCAACCCTAATGCTCCTCGTCAAGGCGATGACTTACAGTACCGTGTCAATTTGTCTTTTGAAGAGGCTGTTTTTGGTGTTGAAAAAGAAGTTAGCTATAACCGTGAAGCAACTTGTGGCACCTGTGCAGGGTCAGGTGCAAAACCTGGTACTAGTCCAGTGACCTGTCGTAAGTGTCACGGTTCAGGTGTGATGACGGTTGATACACAAACACCCCTAGGTATGATGCGTCGTCAAGTGACTTGTGATGTCTGTCATGGTAGTGGACAAGAAATTAAAGAACCGTGTCCAACCTGTCATGGGACTGGTCATGAAAAGAAAGTCCACAAAGTTTCCGTCAAAATTCCAGCAGGTGTGGAAACTGGTCAGCAAATTCGTCTTCAAGGACAAGGTGAGGCTGGTTTTAATGGTGGACCTTATGGTGATCTATTTGTCATTTTAAATGTCTTACCAAGTAAGAAATTTGAGCGAAATGGTTCGACGATTTATTACAGTCTGAATATCACTTTCACTCAGGCAGCCTTAGGGGATACTGTAGATATTCCAACAGTCCATGGCGATGTTGAAATGGCTATCCCAGCAGGAACACAAACAGGTAAAACCTTCCGTCTCAAAGGCAAAGGGGCACCAAAGCTCCGTGGTGGTGGCCAAGGTGATCAGCATGTGACAGTCAATATTGTCACTCCAACCAAACTCAATGAAGCTCAAAAAGAAGCTTTAAGGGCTTTTGCTGAGGCAAGTGGTGAGCAACCTCTCCATCCCAAGAAAAAAGGATTCTTTGATAAGGTCAAAGATGCTTTAGAAGATATTTAA
- a CDS encoding enoyl-CoA hydratase: MQFKHIIFDIEDDLATLTLNRPEVSNGFNIPICQEILEALVEVKQQSSVRFLLIKANGKIFSVGGDLVEMQAAVEKDDVQSLVKIAELVQEISFAIKQLPKPVILCADGAVAGAAFNIALAVDFCIASSQTKFIQAFVNVGLAPDAGGLFLLTRAVGLNRATHLVMTGEGVTAEKGLDYGFVYRTAESDKLDKACLQLLKRLRRGSSNSYAGMKTLVWQSFFTGWEDYAKKELDIQEELAFKEDFKEGVRAYGERRRPNFQGK, encoded by the coding sequence ATGCAGTTTAAACATATCATCTTTGACATTGAAGACGACCTTGCGACTCTAACCTTAAACCGTCCAGAGGTATCTAATGGGTTTAACATTCCGATCTGTCAAGAAATTTTAGAAGCATTGGTGGAAGTTAAGCAGCAGTCTTCTGTGCGCTTTTTACTGATTAAAGCCAATGGGAAAATTTTTTCAGTTGGTGGGGATTTGGTTGAGATGCAAGCTGCTGTTGAAAAGGATGATGTCCAGTCATTGGTTAAAATTGCTGAGCTGGTTCAAGAAATTTCATTTGCAATTAAGCAGCTGCCTAAACCAGTTATTCTTTGTGCTGATGGTGCAGTAGCTGGTGCAGCATTTAATATTGCTTTAGCAGTCGATTTTTGCATTGCTAGCTCGCAAACAAAATTTATTCAAGCCTTTGTTAATGTTGGCTTGGCACCTGATGCGGGTGGTCTCTTCTTGCTAACACGTGCAGTTGGACTGAACCGCGCCACCCATCTTGTCATGACTGGTGAGGGAGTAACAGCAGAAAAAGGTCTTGACTATGGCTTTGTTTATCGTACAGCCGAATCCGATAAGTTAGACAAAGCTTGTCTTCAACTCTTAAAACGGTTGAGACGCGGGTCTTCCAATTCCTACGCTGGAATGAAGACTTTGGTATGGCAGAGTTTTTTTACAGGCTGGGAAGATTATGCTAAGAAAGAACTTGATATTCAAGAAGAACTAGCCTTCAAAGAAGATTTCAAAGAAGGTGTTAGAGCTTATGGAGAGAGACGACGACCGAATTTCCAAGGAAAGTAA
- the fabT gene encoding fatty acid biosynthesis transcriptional regulator FabT has product MEYDKINQYLVDIFNRILVIEEMSLKTSQFSDVSLKEMHTIEIIGKYDQVTPSDIARELMVTLGTVTTSLNKLEAKGYIERRRSSSDRRVVYLSLTKKGRLLDRLHAKFHKNMVGHVIADMSDEEMQALMRGLGNLHQFLEDLV; this is encoded by the coding sequence TTGGAATATGACAAAATTAACCAATACTTGGTTGATATTTTCAATCGTATCTTGGTTATTGAAGAAATGAGCCTAAAGACGAGTCAGTTTAGTGATGTCTCATTAAAAGAGATGCACACCATTGAGATTATTGGAAAATATGATCAGGTGACGCCAAGTGACATTGCCAGAGAACTAATGGTAACATTAGGAACGGTAACCACTAGCTTGAATAAACTGGAAGCAAAAGGCTACATCGAAAGAAGGCGGTCAAGTTCAGACAGACGGGTTGTTTACCTGTCACTAACAAAAAAAGGTCGCCTTTTGGATCGCCTTCATGCTAAGTTTCACAAAAACATGGTTGGTCATGTGATTGCTGATATGAGTGACGAAGAGATGCAAGCGCTGATGCGCGGACTAGGCAACCTACATCAATTTTTGGAGGATTTGGTTTAA
- a CDS encoding beta-ketoacyl-ACP synthase III — protein sequence MVFSKISQVAHYVPEQLVTNDDLANIMDTSHEWIFSRTGIAQRHITRDEMTSDLASRVAEQLLARSGLEADLIDFIIVATISSDATMPSTAAKVQATIGATRAFAFDMTAACSGFVFALAMADKLISSGAYQKGMVIGAETLSKLLDWEDRSTAVLFGDGAGGILLEASQDKHVLAEALHTDGARGRSLTSGQTSLSSPFSISEEARTTIQMDGRAIFDFAIRDVSKNISSIIEQSGLAKEDLDYLLLHQANRRILDKMARKIDLPREKFLENMMHYGNTSAASIPILLSEAVQKGQIKLDGSQKVLFSGFGGGLTWGSLIVKI from the coding sequence ATGGTCTTTTCGAAAATCAGTCAGGTGGCTCACTACGTTCCTGAACAGCTAGTGACCAATGATGATTTAGCAAACATAATGGATACCAGTCATGAGTGGATTTTTTCTCGGACAGGAATTGCACAGCGACATATTACCAGGGATGAAATGACCAGTGATTTGGCTAGTCGAGTTGCAGAGCAACTCTTGGCAAGGTCTGGTTTAGAGGCGGATCTTATTGATTTTATTATCGTTGCTACTATTAGTTCAGATGCTACAATGCCTTCAACAGCGGCAAAAGTTCAAGCGACTATTGGTGCTACGAGAGCCTTTGCCTTTGATATGACAGCTGCTTGTAGTGGATTTGTCTTTGCTTTGGCCATGGCTGATAAACTTATTTCATCGGGTGCTTATCAGAAGGGAATGGTGATTGGGGCAGAGACTTTATCAAAATTGCTTGACTGGGAGGATAGAAGTACAGCTGTTCTCTTCGGAGATGGGGCAGGGGGTATCTTGCTAGAAGCCAGTCAAGACAAGCATGTATTAGCAGAAGCCTTACATACTGATGGGGCTCGTGGACGGAGTTTGACTTCTGGTCAGACTAGTCTATCCTCTCCCTTTTCCATTAGCGAAGAAGCAAGAACTACCATTCAAATGGATGGACGTGCCATCTTTGATTTTGCGATTAGAGATGTGTCCAAAAATATTTCATCAATCATTGAACAGTCAGGTCTAGCCAAAGAAGACTTGGATTATCTGCTCTTGCACCAAGCCAATCGTCGTATTCTTGACAAAATGGCTCGTAAAATCGACCTCCCTCGAGAGAAATTTCTTGAAAACATGATGCATTACGGAAATACAAGTGCAGCGAGTATCCCAATTCTCTTGTCAGAGGCTGTCCAAAAGGGGCAGATTAAATTAGATGGTAGCCAAAAGGTCTTATTTTCCGGTTTTGGTGGAGGTTTGACATGGGGAAGTCTAATTGTTAAAATCTAG
- a CDS encoding acyl carrier protein — protein sequence MAVFEKVQEIIVEELGKETEEVTLETTFDDLDADSLDVFQVISEIEDAFDIQIETEEGLNTVGDLVAYVEEKTK from the coding sequence ATGGCAGTATTTGAAAAAGTACAAGAAATTATCGTTGAGGAACTTGGTAAGGAAACAGAAGAAGTGACTTTGGAAACAACTTTTGATGATCTTGACGCAGATTCACTTGATGTTTTCCAAGTTATCTCAGAGATTGAAGATGCCTTTGATATCCAAATTGAAACTGAAGAAGGCTTGAACACTGTTGGTGACCTTGTTGCTTACGTTGAAGAGAAAACAAAATAA
- the fabK gene encoding enoyl-[acyl-carrier-protein] reductase FabK translates to MKTHITELLNIDYPIFQGGMAWVADGDLAGAVSNAGGLGIIGGGNAPKEVVKANIDRVKAITDKPFGVNIMLLSPFADDIVDLVIEEGVKVVTTGAGNPGKYMERLHQAGIIVIPVVPSVALAKRMEKLGVDAVIAEGMEAGGHIGKLTTMTLVRQVVEAVSIPVVAAGGIADGHGAAAAFMLGAEAVQVGTRFVVAKESNAHQNFKDKILKAKDIDTVISAQVVGHPVRSIKNKLTSAYAKAEKEFLTDQKTADDIEEMGAGSLRNAVVDGDVVNGSVMAGQIAGLVKEEESCEAILKDIYYGAAQVIQEESKRWQSISLDN, encoded by the coding sequence ATGAAAACACATATTACAGAATTACTTAATATTGATTATCCCATTTTTCAAGGAGGTATGGCTTGGGTTGCTGATGGAGACCTAGCAGGTGCAGTATCCAATGCCGGTGGTTTAGGAATCATTGGCGGTGGTAATGCTCCAAAAGAAGTTGTTAAAGCCAATATTGATCGCGTCAAGGCCATTACTGACAAACCCTTTGGTGTAAATATTATGCTCTTGTCACCTTTTGCCGATGATATTGTTGATTTGGTTATTGAAGAAGGTGTCAAAGTTGTCACAACAGGTGCAGGAAATCCAGGGAAGTACATGGAGCGGTTGCATCAGGCGGGAATAATTGTTATTCCAGTTGTTCCAAGTGTGGCTCTTGCGAAACGGATGGAAAAATTAGGTGTTGATGCAGTGATCGCTGAAGGTATGGAAGCTGGAGGACACATTGGTAAATTAACGACCATGACTCTTGTGAGACAAGTGGTTGAAGCAGTATCTATTCCTGTTGTTGCAGCAGGAGGGATTGCTGATGGCCACGGAGCAGCAGCAGCCTTTATGCTAGGTGCAGAAGCTGTCCAGGTCGGAACTCGCTTTGTTGTCGCCAAAGAATCTAATGCGCACCAAAACTTCAAAGACAAAATCTTGAAAGCTAAAGATATTGATACGGTGATTTCTGCTCAGGTTGTAGGTCATCCTGTTCGTTCTATAAAAAACAAATTGACCTCAGCTTATGCCAAGGCTGAAAAAGAATTTTTGACCGACCAAAAGACAGCAGATGATATTGAAGAAATGGGGGCGGGCTCACTTCGCAATGCAGTTGTTGATGGTGATGTGGTCAATGGTTCGGTTATGGCAGGTCAGATTGCTGGTCTTGTTAAGGAAGAAGAAAGTTGTGAGGCCATTTTAAAAGATATTTATTATGGTGCAGCTCAAGTTATTCAAGAAGAGTCCAAGCGCTGGCAATCTATTTCTTTAGATAACTAA
- the fabD gene encoding ACP S-malonyltransferase, protein MTKTAFLFAGQGAQKLGMARDFYDNFAIVRDTFDQASQVLGYDLRRLIDSNQEKLNQTSYTQPAILTSSIAIYRVLGLHHIKPDMVAGLSLGEYSALVASGALSFEDTLALVAKRGRLMEDAAPVGSGKMVAVMNTDAKVIEEVCQIAAEHGVVAPANYNTPSQIVIGGQTDAVNVAVELLKERGVKRLIPLNVSGPFHTALLKPASRLLAWELERYNFNDFKIPLVGNTEASIMEKDRIPELLARQVMEPVRFYDSIATLTANGVTQAIEIGPGKVLTGFVKKIDKQLPCNSIEDMVGLRSFLNR, encoded by the coding sequence ATGACAAAAACAGCCTTTTTATTCGCTGGTCAAGGTGCTCAAAAATTAGGGATGGCAAGAGATTTCTATGATAATTTTGCTATTGTCCGTGACACTTTTGATCAAGCTAGTCAAGTATTAGGGTATGATTTACGCCGTTTGATTGATAGTAACCAAGAAAAATTAAATCAAACCAGCTACACTCAACCAGCTATTTTGACATCATCAATTGCCATCTATCGTGTTTTGGGCTTGCATCACATTAAGCCAGACATGGTAGCAGGTCTTTCTCTAGGAGAATATTCAGCATTGGTGGCATCAGGAGCGCTTTCTTTTGAAGACACCTTGGCTCTGGTTGCTAAGAGAGGTCGCTTGATGGAAGATGCTGCTCCAGTAGGTTCTGGGAAAATGGTTGCGGTCATGAATACGGACGCCAAAGTGATTGAAGAAGTCTGTCAAATAGCTGCTGAACATGGAGTGGTTGCTCCAGCAAACTATAATACTCCTAGTCAAATTGTGATTGGTGGTCAAACAGATGCTGTAAATGTTGCGGTTGAATTATTAAAGGAAAGAGGTGTCAAACGACTGATTCCCTTAAACGTGTCAGGTCCCTTCCACACGGCTTTGTTAAAACCAGCCAGTCGTTTATTAGCTTGGGAATTGGAACGGTATAACTTCAATGACTTCAAAATTCCCCTTGTTGGTAATACCGAAGCTAGTATTATGGAAAAAGACCGTATCCCCGAATTGTTGGCCCGTCAGGTGATGGAACCTGTTCGTTTCTATGACAGCATAGCTACCTTGACAGCAAATGGGGTAACTCAGGCTATTGAGATTGGCCCAGGCAAGGTTTTGACAGGTTTTGTAAAAAAAATTGACAAGCAGTTGCCATGTAACAGTATTGAGGATATGGTAGGCCTACGCTCATTTTTAAATAGATAG
- the fabG gene encoding 3-oxoacyl-[acyl-carrier-protein] reductase — MEIKGKNIFITGSTRGIGLAMAHQFASLGANIVLNGRSAISEELIASFADYGVTVVAISGDVSESSDAKRMVNEAIESLGSIDVLVNNAGITNDKLMLKMTEEDFERVLKINLTGAFNMTQSVLKPMTKARQGAIINVSSVVGLTGNVGQANYAASKAGLIGFTKSVAREVAARNIRVNAIAPGFIESDMTGVLPEKMQEQILGQIPMKRIGKAQEVAQLASFLAEQDYITGQVIAIDGGMTMQ; from the coding sequence ATGGAAATTAAAGGAAAAAATATCTTTATTACAGGTTCAACAAGAGGTATCGGTTTAGCGATGGCTCATCAATTTGCTAGCTTAGGGGCTAATATTGTCTTGAATGGTCGCTCTGCTATTTCTGAAGAGCTTATCGCCAGCTTTGCCGATTATGGTGTAACAGTTGTTGCTATTTCTGGAGATGTTTCAGAATCATCAGATGCCAAACGTATGGTTAATGAAGCGATTGAGAGCTTAGGTTCGATTGATGTTTTAGTGAACAATGCTGGTATTACCAATGATAAATTGATGCTCAAAATGACGGAAGAAGATTTTGAACGTGTCTTGAAAATCAATTTGACTGGTGCTTTTAACATGACTCAGTCGGTACTAAAACCAATGACTAAGGCTCGCCAAGGAGCTATCATTAATGTCTCTAGTGTGGTTGGTTTAACAGGTAATGTTGGACAAGCGAACTATGCAGCTTCTAAAGCAGGATTGATTGGCTTTACCAAATCTGTTGCCCGTGAAGTTGCTGCTCGTAACATTCGAGTGAATGCTATTGCACCAGGTTTTATCGAGTCTGATATGACAGGTGTCCTCCCTGAAAAAATGCAGGAGCAAATTTTAGGTCAAATCCCAATGAAACGTATCGGAAAAGCGCAAGAGGTTGCTCAACTAGCGAGTTTCTTGGCTGAACAAGATTATATTACAGGACAAGTTATCGCTATTGATGGCGGAATGACAATGCAATAA
- the fabF gene encoding beta-ketoacyl-ACP synthase II, whose protein sequence is MTFKRVVVTGYGLTSPIGHDPETFWNNLKTGQIGIGPITKFDTTDYAVKNAAEIQDFPFDKYFVKKDLNRFDRYSLYALYAAMEAVEHAGLDIDTIDADRFGVIVASGIGGIQEIEEQVIRLHEKGPKRVKPMTLPKALPNMAAGNVAMKLKAQGVCKSINTACASSNDAIGDAFRAIKFGIQDVMMVGGSEAAITKFAIAGFQSLTALSTTEDPSRSSIPFDKDRNGFIMGEGSGMLVLESLEHAQKRGATILAEIVGYGNTCDAYHMTSPHPEGLGARKAIHLALQEAGIEADDIDYVNAHGTSTPANEKGESQAIVAVLGKDVPVSSTKSFTGHLLGAAGAVEAIATIEAIRHNYVPMTAGTQALSEDIEANVIFGQGKEAAIKYAISNTFGFGGHNAVLAFKRWED, encoded by the coding sequence ATGACATTTAAAAGAGTAGTTGTAACAGGTTATGGCTTAACATCTCCAATCGGGCATGATCCTGAAACATTTTGGAACAATCTGAAAACTGGTCAAATCGGTATTGGCCCTATTACCAAATTTGACACAACCGATTATGCGGTCAAAAATGCAGCTGAAATTCAAGATTTTCCTTTTGATAAGTACTTTGTAAAAAAAGATCTAAACCGTTTCGACAGGTATTCCTTATATGCTCTTTATGCGGCTATGGAAGCTGTTGAGCATGCTGGTTTAGATATTGACACTATTGATGCTGACCGTTTTGGAGTCATTGTTGCTTCAGGGATTGGTGGTATCCAAGAGATTGAAGAACAAGTCATTCGCCTACATGAAAAAGGGCCAAAACGTGTGAAACCAATGACCTTGCCAAAAGCCTTGCCAAATATGGCTGCAGGTAATGTTGCCATGAAATTGAAAGCACAAGGAGTATGTAAATCAATTAATACTGCCTGCGCTTCTTCAAATGATGCAATTGGAGATGCCTTCCGCGCTATTAAATTTGGAATTCAAGATGTCATGATGGTTGGTGGCTCCGAAGCGGCCATTACAAAATTTGCCATTGCTGGTTTCCAAAGCCTGACAGCCTTATCAACAACTGAGGATCCAAGTAGAAGTTCTATTCCATTTGATAAAGACCGCAATGGCTTTATCATGGGAGAAGGGTCAGGAATGCTTGTTTTAGAAAGTCTTGAACATGCTCAAAAACGTGGGGCAACAATCTTAGCAGAGATTGTTGGTTATGGCAATACCTGCGATGCTTATCACATGACCTCACCACATCCAGAAGGCTTGGGAGCTCGTAAAGCCATTCATTTAGCCTTGCAAGAAGCCGGTATTGAAGCTGATGACATTGACTATGTTAATGCGCACGGAACATCAACGCCAGCTAATGAAAAAGGCGAGAGCCAAGCGATTGTAGCTGTTCTTGGTAAGGACGTTCCAGTGTCTTCAACCAAATCATTTACAGGTCATCTTCTTGGTGCTGCAGGAGCTGTGGAAGCTATTGCAACTATTGAAGCTATACGTCATAACTATGTTCCAATGACGGCTGGTACTCAAGCCTTGTCAGAAGATATTGAAGCAAATGTCATCTTTGGGCAAGGAAAAGAAGCAGCTATCAAGTATGCCATTTCAAATACCTTTGGTTTTGGTGGTCACAATGCGGTACTAGCATTCAAGCGTTGGGAGGACTAA
- the accB gene encoding acetyl-CoA carboxylase biotin carboxyl carrier protein, protein MNIQEIKDLMAQFDSSSLREFSFKTSEGELAFSKNEQHFVQSAPSQEQVIPAPQLPLAPNPVASEVSTQVSTPVKEVLVEKQSQAEPLAAEGDIVESPLVGVAYLASAPDKPPFVAVGDMVKKGQTLVIIEAMKVMNEVPAPCDGVVTEILVANEDVIEFGQGLVRIK, encoded by the coding sequence GTGAATATTCAAGAAATCAAGGATTTGATGGCTCAATTTGATAGCTCAAGTCTACGTGAATTTTCATTCAAAACAAGTGAAGGCGAGTTAGCCTTTAGTAAAAATGAACAACACTTCGTTCAATCTGCACCCAGCCAAGAGCAAGTAATACCTGCACCACAGCTACCCCTTGCTCCGAATCCAGTAGCTTCGGAAGTTTCTACTCAAGTCTCAACACCAGTTAAGGAGGTACTTGTCGAGAAGCAGTCACAGGCTGAACCTCTTGCAGCTGAGGGAGATATTGTTGAAAGTCCACTGGTTGGGGTAGCTTATTTGGCATCCGCTCCAGATAAGCCACCATTTGTGGCGGTAGGTGATATGGTTAAAAAGGGGCAAACCCTTGTGATTATCGAAGCTATGAAGGTCATGAATGAAGTACCTGCTCCATGTGATGGTGTGGTTACAGAAATCTTGGTGGCAAACGAGGATGTTATTGAGTTTGGACAAGGATTGGTGCGGATTAAATGA